A genomic region of Zea mays cultivar B73 chromosome 6, Zm-B73-REFERENCE-NAM-5.0, whole genome shotgun sequence contains the following coding sequences:
- the LOC100382107 gene encoding uncharacterized protein LOC100382107, whose translation MTYKQFMLVLEDDISPSEAERRYQEYRTEYITTQKRAYFDLHKNEDWLKDKYHPTNLLSVIERRNERCKVIAKDFFLDLQNGTLDLGPGITGGAASKPGGSDGNSDDDTDNDKRRKHGKDSSKGTDSISGALKAHPVSSESRRVQADIEQTLALVRKLDSEKGIEENVLSSGDHDKSDVDKSHIGSMGPIIIIRGLTTVKGLEGVELLDTILTYLWRIHGVDYYGTSESHEAKGLRHVRVDSKTSSTSDVSAADWEKKLDTFWQERLNGQDPLVILTAKDKIDAAAAEVLEPLVRKIRDEKYGWKYGCGAKGCTKLFHAPEFVHKHLRLKHPDLVLESTSKVREDLYFQNYMKDPNAPGGTPVMQLSAPDRGRRRPSMDSRLKFDRGSNKEHDKAERDGGRYGRDDHSPSRDGPDDQMFDGFRGRPSNAPFVAEFPPPPILMPVPGAGPLGPFVPAPPEIAMHMLREQGPPPPFEPNGAPHGSTGMLGPMLGGSAPIIAMPPNFRHDPRRLRSSYVAFVAVITTSMPLMRKLLSLTTEACRVQHPLEIWAVSSLYEGEKRKVMDK comes from the exons ATGACATACAAACAGTTCATGCTAGTTCTTGAGGATGATATTTCACCAAGTGAAGCTGAACGCAG GTACCAAGAATATAGAACTGAGTATATCACAACTCAGAAACGTGCTTATTTTGATCTCCACAAAAACGAAGATTG GCTGAAAGACAAGTACCACCCAACTAACCTATTATCTGTTATCGAAAG GAGGAATGAACGTTGCAAGGTTATAGCAAAggatttctttcttgatttgcagAATGGAACTCTGGACCT AGGCCCTGGAATAACTGGGGGTGCAGCAAGTAAACCAGGTGGTAGTGATGGAAATTCTGATGATGATACGGACAATGACAAGAGAAGAAAGCATGGCAAAGATTCCTCAAAGGGAACTGATTCTATTTCTGGTGCCCTCAAGGCTCATCCAGTTAGTTCTGAATCACGCCGAGTCCAAGCTGACATAGAGCAAACTCTAGCTCTTGTGCGTAAGCTTGATTCTGAGAAGGGCATTGAGGAAAATGTACTGTCAAGTGGTGATCATGACAAGTCAGATGTAGACAAATCACACATAGGATCTATGGGGCCTATAATTATAATCAGAGGTTTAACGACTGTCAAAGGCCTAGAGGGTGTTGAGCTCCTAGACACTATTCTTACCTATTTATGGCGTATTCATGGTGTTGATTACTATGGCACGTCAGAGTCGCATGAGGCCAAGGGCCTTCGTCACGTGAGAGTAGACAGTAAGACTTCTAGCACATCTGATGTCAGTGCTGCTGATTGGGAGAAGAAGCTGGATACTTTCTGGCAGGAAAGACTGAATGGTCAAGACCCACTGGTCATACTTACTGCTAAGGACAAAATTGATGCAGCAGCTGCTGAAGTTTTAGAACCTCTCGTCAGGAAAATCAGGGATGAAAAATATGGATGGAAATATGGCTGTGGAGCCAAGGGCTGTACAAAACTTTTTCATGCTCCTGAGTTTGTCCACAAGCATTTGAGGCTCAAACATCCAGACCTTGTATTGGAGTCTACGTCAAAAGTTCGAGAGGATCTTTATTTCCAAAACTACATGAA GGACCCTAATGCACCAGGTGGAACCCCAGTGATGCAACTGTCTGCACCA GACAGAGGAAGACGGAGACCTAGCATGGACAGTCGTCTGAAATTTGACCGTGGCAGTAACAAAGAACATGATAAAGCTGAGAGAGATGGAGGCAGATATGGTAGAGACGATCACTCTCCAAGCCGTGATGGGCCTGATGATCAGATGTTTGATGGTTTCCGTGGACGGCCCTCTAATGCTCCTTTTGTTGCTGAATTCCCCCCTCCACCGATATTGATGCCAGTACCTGGTGCTGG TCCCCTAGGACCATTTGTTCCTGCACCTCCAGAGATAGCGATGCATATGCTGAGAGAGCAAGGGCCACCTCCTCCGTTTGAACCAAATGGCGCACCACATGGCAGCACAGGAATGCTCGGGCCAATGCTGGGTGGTTCAGCACCGATTATAGCTATGCCTCCGAATTTCCGCCATGACCCTCGCCGTCTGAGAAG CTCTTACGTGGCTTTTGTTGCAGTTATAACGACCTCGATGCCCCTGATGAGGAAGTTACTGTCCTTGACTACAGAAGCTTGTAGGGTCCAGCATCCATTGGAGATTTGGGCTGTTTCCTCTTTATATGAAGGGGAAAAAAGGAAGGTTATGGACAAGTAA